The Mucilaginibacter terrenus genome has a segment encoding these proteins:
- a CDS encoding TonB-dependent receptor, giving the protein MNISLFPNGVLRYVLILMKFTSLACFVVCLTCFTAVANNSYGQKFLEQQVTLKFKNLKLTEALDKMAADKHVKFAYTDNILKPSFKVNLNVTDKTVKEVLDEVLTPFDLGYKIIDDVIVITDRAEAATFAATTRNASAVKVQGKVVDDANAPLPGVSVKLKGTGIGTVTDVNGNFVLDLPNADGTLVFSFIGFTSKELPVNGQTALGNVQLVPSQSSLNEVVVVGYGTQKRVNVIGAVDQVTSAAIEGKPAVNLTQALQGTSPNLIIQQTSNEPGAYQSINIRGVSTFGNNSPLLVIDGITASDPGALNLLNPNDIESMSVLKDAGSAAIYGSRAANGVILITTKKGKKNAGAVLTYNGQAGVQVPHVGYKPVHAYENAILRNEAVVNAGLTPIYSPAQIRQFQQQGDKEWFLDAILKNAVQQNHNLSLSGGSDKSTYLVSAGVLDQRNNLVGPDYGLRRYNYRMNLSSDFGRLKVTSILAYTRTEIKEHSFGTGTLIVDAGRTPTYYDIQDAQGNYLTNDVLAEFNPLGILEKGGYRKRDNDNIFGNLTAELGITKDLKVKGVFGGSLLSNHLFGRVIQVNFLPKGTYGSDRNTNDENDKNLFINSQFLAQYTKTFNKDHNVDILIGVANESTNSQSNYLRLKFTDPELGTPITGTVIETSSTGTNSHTQESSLNSLFGRASYSYKNKYYGEADFRLDASSKFAPENRDAFFPSLTLGYRLTEESFMQNYRDKVGDVKLRASYGILGNQNVGNYQFLNNYRVSQNDYYSFNNGQVSVIDIQFANPNIRWERASTFNVGADLTFFRNALTVSVDYFNKITRDILLPPVVPGVYGANASDYNAGEVQNRGWELNVNYRVKTGAFNHSFAFNVGDTKNKVLKLEGGDQIRTSDEMQLINKVGLPIGSYVGLVRDGYFQNLDDITNGPKPAGLNVQPGDNRYVDVNKDGIIDENDKFVLGNGFPRLTFGFTYNLAVKGFDLNLFLQGVGKRSMFVRGEQVEPFHVNYSQVIYQHQLDYWTPQNPNARYPRLTASGSQSNENNFRRGSDMYLFDGSYLRVKNIQIGYTIPSSITKKIGMRKVRTYLTGQNVLTFSGMKFIDPESSELNGNAALPQNGGANSARSYPLPIYYGFGIDITL; this is encoded by the coding sequence ATGAATATATCTCTATTTCCAAATGGAGTGCTTCGTTATGTATTAATATTAATGAAATTTACCTCGCTCGCCTGCTTTGTTGTTTGCCTTACTTGCTTTACCGCCGTTGCAAACAATTCGTATGGCCAGAAATTTCTGGAGCAACAAGTTACGCTTAAGTTTAAAAACTTAAAGCTTACCGAAGCTTTGGATAAGATGGCTGCCGATAAACATGTAAAATTTGCTTACACAGATAACATATTAAAGCCGTCGTTCAAGGTTAATTTAAATGTAACCGACAAAACCGTTAAAGAGGTACTGGACGAGGTACTAACTCCTTTTGATTTGGGTTACAAAATCATTGATGACGTAATAGTCATCACAGACAGGGCAGAGGCGGCCACCTTTGCTGCTACAACACGCAATGCAAGCGCCGTGAAAGTGCAGGGTAAGGTAGTTGATGATGCAAATGCACCGCTGCCGGGTGTGAGCGTAAAGCTCAAAGGAACTGGCATTGGTACCGTGACAGATGTTAATGGTAACTTTGTGTTAGACCTTCCAAATGCAGACGGAACATTGGTTTTTAGCTTCATTGGCTTTACTTCTAAAGAACTGCCAGTAAACGGGCAAACTGCACTTGGTAATGTTCAACTTGTACCGTCACAGAGCTCGTTAAATGAAGTTGTGGTTGTAGGTTACGGAACACAAAAGCGTGTAAACGTAATTGGCGCGGTAGACCAGGTAACCTCTGCTGCTATAGAAGGTAAACCTGCCGTTAACCTTACACAGGCTTTACAGGGCACGTCGCCTAACCTTATCATACAGCAAACCAGCAACGAGCCGGGAGCTTACCAGTCCATTAACATACGCGGTGTAAGTACCTTTGGCAATAACAGTCCTCTACTGGTTATCGATGGTATTACCGCCAGCGATCCGGGCGCCCTCAACCTGCTCAATCCTAACGACATCGAAAGCATGTCGGTGCTGAAAGATGCAGGTAGCGCTGCCATATACGGCTCGCGTGCTGCCAACGGTGTAATACTCATCACCACCAAAAAAGGCAAAAAGAATGCAGGGGCTGTACTTACTTACAATGGCCAGGCTGGAGTACAGGTGCCGCATGTAGGCTATAAGCCAGTACACGCTTACGAAAACGCAATTTTACGTAACGAGGCTGTAGTAAATGCAGGTTTAACACCTATCTACAGCCCGGCACAAATTCGCCAGTTTCAGCAGCAGGGAGATAAAGAATGGTTTTTAGATGCTATACTAAAGAATGCCGTTCAGCAGAATCATAACTTAAGCTTATCTGGCGGCAGCGATAAATCAACTTACCTGGTATCTGCAGGTGTGCTCGATCAGCGTAATAACTTAGTTGGCCCGGATTACGGTTTAAGGAGATATAACTACCGCATGAACCTGAGCAGTGACTTTGGACGATTAAAAGTCACCAGCATACTGGCTTATACACGTACCGAGATCAAAGAGCACTCGTTTGGAACCGGTACCTTGATTGTAGATGCAGGCAGAACGCCAACTTACTACGATATACAGGATGCACAAGGCAATTATCTCACAAATGATGTACTGGCAGAATTTAACCCACTAGGCATTCTTGAAAAAGGTGGTTACCGCAAACGCGACAACGACAATATTTTTGGAAACCTTACTGCGGAATTAGGCATTACCAAAGACCTTAAAGTAAAAGGTGTATTTGGTGGAAGCTTACTATCTAATCACCTTTTTGGTCGTGTTATACAGGTTAACTTTTTACCAAAAGGCACTTACGGATCTGACAGGAACACGAATGACGAAAATGATAAAAACCTTTTCATCAACTCGCAATTTTTAGCGCAATACACTAAAACGTTCAATAAGGACCACAATGTGGACATACTAATTGGTGTTGCAAATGAGTCTACCAATTCGCAGAGCAACTACCTGCGCTTGAAGTTTACCGATCCTGAATTAGGTACACCTATTACGGGTACGGTTATCGAAACATCATCTACCGGTACAAACAGCCACACGCAGGAAAGCAGTTTAAATTCCTTGTTTGGACGCGCGTCATATTCTTACAAAAACAAATACTATGGTGAGGCCGATTTCAGGTTAGATGCATCATCTAAATTTGCACCGGAAAACCGCGATGCGTTCTTCCCGTCATTAACCTTAGGCTACCGCCTGACCGAAGAAAGCTTTATGCAAAACTACCGTGATAAGGTGGGCGATGTAAAACTGCGTGCATCGTACGGTATATTAGGTAACCAGAACGTTGGGAACTATCAGTTCTTAAACAATTACAGGGTTTCTCAAAACGATTACTATAGCTTTAACAATGGGCAGGTAAGCGTTATCGATATCCAGTTTGCAAACCCGAATATCCGCTGGGAACGTGCATCGACATTCAACGTCGGGGCCGATCTGACATTCTTCAGAAATGCCCTCACTGTAAGTGTAGATTACTTTAATAAGATCACCCGCGATATCTTGTTACCTCCGGTTGTACCGGGTGTGTACGGCGCCAATGCATCTGATTACAACGCAGGCGAAGTGCAAAATCGTGGTTGGGAGCTTAACGTTAACTACCGTGTAAAAACGGGTGCGTTTAACCATAGCTTCGCGTTCAACGTTGGCGACACCAAGAACAAGGTGTTAAAACTTGAAGGCGGCGATCAAATACGCACCAGCGACGAAATGCAGCTGATTAACAAAGTTGGCTTGCCGATAGGTTCATACGTTGGTCTTGTACGCGACGGTTACTTCCAAAACCTTGATGATATTACTAATGGCCCAAAGCCAGCCGGTCTTAACGTGCAGCCGGGAGACAATCGCTATGTCGACGTTAATAAAGACGGTATCATAGACGAAAACGACAAGTTTGTCCTAGGCAACGGTTTCCCTCGGTTAACCTTTGGTTTTACCTACAACCTGGCGGTAAAAGGATTTGATTTGAACTTGTTTTTACAAGGTGTGGGTAAACGCAGTATGTTCGTGAGAGGTGAGCAGGTAGAGCCGTTCCACGTGAACTACTCACAGGTTATTTACCAGCACCAGCTTGATTACTGGACACCGCAGAACCCCAATGCACGTTACCCTCGCCTTACCGCAAGTGGTAGCCAGTCTAACGAGAATAACTTCCGCCGTGGTTCAGACATGTACCTGTTTGATGGCTCTTACCTCAGGGTAAAAAACATCCAGATAGGTTATACCATCCCGTCATCTATTACTAAAAAGATAGGCATGAGAAAGGTTAGAACTTACCTTACAGGCCAAAACGTACTTACGTTTTCGGGTATGAAGTTTATCGACCCGGAATCTTCTGAATTGAATGGCAATGCTGCCCTGCCTCAAAATGGTGGTGCCAACAGCGCGCGGTCTTACCCGCTGCCAATTTATTATGGGTTTGGTATTGATATCACTTTATAA
- a CDS encoding FecR family protein: MRKFTLLRKKVQAKDRALQEKLVNRYFDNMQLNNEPAADKEAGFDASAVYSRVLNGIDAIPAKRNITQGKWIAAASIVAVIAFSVFYVKHRLQILDVVSPIPQKQLVTVNGQVANFTLADGTKVWLNGGSKLSYPETFRGDKREITLSGEAFLEVAHDAKKPFIVHTGNIKTQVLGTSFNVKAYPENNFVKVDVATGKVGVVAPNIKTVLLTPAEEVLINKKDNSAVTSRRIDVVALSGWKDGEFMVKNMPLTEVLNAIYHRYNVKITADDNLTKCSISADFTNVSLQNILKIISKLVKGKAIAHGETYRLKGKGC; the protein is encoded by the coding sequence ATGAGAAAGTTTACTCTTCTGAGAAAAAAGGTCCAGGCAAAAGATCGCGCTTTGCAGGAAAAACTTGTGAATAGATATTTTGACAATATGCAACTCAACAATGAGCCCGCAGCCGACAAAGAAGCAGGTTTTGATGCTAGCGCGGTATATAGCCGTGTCTTAAACGGCATCGACGCGATTCCGGCTAAGCGCAACATCACTCAGGGTAAGTGGATAGCTGCAGCATCTATTGTAGCTGTGATAGCGTTCTCGGTTTTCTACGTTAAGCACCGCCTCCAAATATTGGATGTAGTGTCACCAATACCTCAAAAGCAACTTGTAACAGTAAACGGCCAGGTAGCCAATTTCACACTTGCCGATGGTACCAAAGTTTGGCTTAACGGTGGTAGTAAGCTCAGCTATCCGGAAACATTTCGTGGCGACAAGAGGGAAATTACCTTATCCGGCGAAGCTTTTCTTGAAGTAGCACATGATGCCAAAAAACCTTTCATTGTACATACAGGCAATATTAAAACTCAGGTGCTCGGTACAAGCTTTAATGTAAAAGCTTATCCGGAGAATAATTTTGTGAAAGTGGACGTGGCAACAGGCAAAGTAGGCGTGGTAGCACCCAACATAAAAACCGTCTTATTAACTCCTGCAGAGGAAGTATTAATAAACAAAAAAGACAATAGCGCTGTAACCTCGCGGCGGATAGATGTAGTTGCGCTAAGCGGCTGGAAAGATGGAGAGTTTATGGTTAAAAACATGCCTCTTACTGAAGTTCTGAATGCTATTTACCACCGGTATAACGTAAAGATAACAGCTGATGATAACCTTACGAAGTGTTCTATATCGGCGGATTTTACAAATGTTTCCTTACAAAATATATTAAAGATAATCTCCAAGTTGGTTAAAGGGAAAGCCATAGCGCACGGAGAAACTTACAGGCTAAAAGGTAAGGGTTGTTGA
- a CDS encoding RNA polymerase sigma-70 factor — MLPEQEYQMWPDATLLNALRQDDRKAFEMLYNRYSGKAYHVAYNLFRDKVVCEDLVQELFIDLWTKRNSLNISSLEWYIKVAVKNKVLMYIRTQKATLDLSAIAMLTEKYTTDSKLHQSEIKSILEHNVERLPERCREIFTLSRKEYLSNKEIATRLNISIKTVENQMTIALRYLRTGLSDYLPIVVAAIIIAAEN, encoded by the coding sequence ATGCTTCCGGAACAGGAATACCAAATGTGGCCAGATGCAACACTCTTAAATGCATTAAGGCAGGACGACCGTAAGGCGTTTGAAATGCTGTACAACAGGTATTCGGGCAAGGCATACCATGTTGCCTATAATCTGTTCAGAGATAAGGTGGTGTGCGAAGACCTGGTACAAGAACTGTTTATAGATCTTTGGACAAAGCGAAACTCCCTCAATATCTCGTCTTTAGAATGGTATATTAAAGTTGCTGTTAAAAATAAGGTGTTGATGTATATCCGCACACAAAAGGCAACGCTGGATCTTTCTGCTATTGCGATGCTTACAGAAAAGTATACCACAGACAGCAAGCTGCATCAAAGCGAGATTAAATCAATTTTGGAACATAATGTTGAGCGTCTTCCGGAAAGATGCCGTGAAATTTTCACCCTCAGCCGTAAAGAATATCTGTCTAACAAAGAAATAGCTACCCGACTGAACATTTCTATAAAAACGGTAGAGAACCAAATGACCATTGCATTGCGTTACCTTCGCACCGGCCTTTCCGACTATCTCCCAATAGTTGTTGCTGCCATTATAATAGCCGCAGAAAATTAA
- a CDS encoding site-specific integrase: MKTSQSFRIYFTIKSDKEKDGKAPLYVVVTINKEKCFIALKQKMVDISIWDFGKGAAKGTKNEIKALNAYLEEVRLKLGNCYKELQLKGKLINTGSIKSLFLGEKEEAFTLSSLMSYHNETATTDLKWSTLKHYYVTQRYLKKFLEQHCNATDIYLRELNYKFVKDFEVFLRNHKPKDHQKPLNNNGVMKHIIRLKKMTNLALNLHWIDADPFATYKLKIQKVNREQLSEVELKAIEEKKFGIERLEMVRDMFVFCCYTGLSYVDVSNLEPEHIVTGADGDRWIRTCREKTLIPVIVPLLPKALAILDKYKDNERALYDGRVFPKISNQKVNSYLKEIADRCDIIKNVTFHIARHTFATTVTLSNGVPIETVSKILGHTKITTTQIYAKVVERKLKEDMKMLQNKLLQNQM; this comes from the coding sequence ATGAAAACATCGCAGTCATTCCGCATTTACTTTACGATCAAGAGTGATAAGGAGAAGGATGGCAAAGCACCACTATATGTAGTGGTTACTATCAACAAGGAAAAATGCTTTATTGCCTTAAAGCAAAAAATGGTTGACATCAGTATTTGGGATTTTGGAAAGGGAGCCGCCAAAGGCACTAAGAATGAAATTAAAGCACTGAACGCCTATCTCGAAGAGGTTAGGCTTAAATTAGGTAACTGCTATAAGGAGTTACAATTAAAAGGAAAGCTGATCAATACGGGATCGATTAAAAGTCTTTTCCTTGGTGAGAAAGAAGAAGCATTTACGTTGAGCAGCCTAATGAGCTACCATAATGAAACGGCTACCACGGATTTAAAGTGGAGTACCCTTAAGCATTATTATGTTACCCAGCGCTACTTAAAGAAGTTTTTGGAACAACACTGTAATGCTACTGATATATACCTGCGTGAACTGAATTATAAGTTCGTGAAAGACTTTGAAGTCTTCTTGCGTAACCACAAACCGAAAGATCATCAAAAGCCGCTTAACAACAACGGCGTGATGAAACACATTATTCGGTTAAAGAAGATGACCAACCTTGCCTTAAATCTACATTGGATAGATGCGGATCCTTTTGCGACTTATAAACTTAAAATTCAAAAGGTCAATCGGGAGCAGCTATCAGAAGTCGAATTGAAAGCTATTGAAGAGAAAAAATTTGGTATTGAGCGATTAGAAATGGTGAGAGACATGTTCGTCTTTTGCTGCTATACCGGCCTATCATACGTTGACGTTAGCAACCTGGAACCAGAACATATTGTGACTGGTGCGGATGGCGACCGTTGGATTAGGACATGCAGAGAAAAGACGCTTATACCTGTGATAGTGCCGTTACTGCCTAAAGCATTAGCCATTCTTGATAAGTATAAAGACAATGAGCGCGCTTTATATGATGGCCGTGTGTTTCCGAAGATATCTAACCAAAAAGTAAATAGCTACCTGAAGGAAATTGCTGATCGCTGTGATATCATTAAAAACGTTACCTTTCATATTGCTCGACATACCTTCGCTACAACGGTAACTTTATCTAATGGTGTTCCTATTGAAACGGTAAGTAAAATTTTGGGGCATACAAAAATCACAACTACCCAGATTTACGCTAAGGTGGTTGAAAGGAAGCTGAAAGAAGATATGAAAATGCTTCAAAACAAATTATTACAAAATCAGATGTGA
- a CDS encoding Piwi domain-containing protein, which translates to MRNILLNFLKFENQDFGTTVFRKVAEAGVFKDGFSYYDFEVDGRNVKYEISDTILEGYTSFTLPAYLNIGLVSKKIYEKIIDASNQVNGRFILHPEKEYNRRIHFVIESHQKGRKCVWIEPYFLKSKKVWGILIGFQFIVSESVLSDGYKLDRDIQIASGSLNARGLSNLDFYLFKYNHVITFIKNILPGINSKLNNAINSSLFPIESYLLDAKQYVFKEDKVDSSSYFGLSKYAPLQTVSKETTFYFIYRKADRGIAVNLLKGLRGESHPNTFSGIEKFFKIPFTNDHIKGFALDDYSEPNISKIVEEIKGEVNNVLPVIITNSKKEKSDDKLYFSIKHRFTNEGIPCQVVTKDLIINDNALKFSLGNIALQMFAKAGGIPWKMKPATTEYLIIGIGQSYNIETTDAGNKIEKNITYSVLTDSSGIFKDLQVLSEGISTDDSYYTQLVNNIAGIINNGKYKKIAVHTPFRLSKEKVLDKVVKLIDPNIELSVLVINDKTDFFGFDALNNGLVPFESTFLKLSGHEYLVWFEGIQPSNPKITKRFGNPLSIKFWYTNNPQFFQDIDYKESLLQDCINLSGANWRGFKAKQLPVSVFYCQRISEFIGKFRQYELSHIDINNLKPWFL; encoded by the coding sequence ATGAGGAATATTCTACTTAATTTTTTAAAGTTTGAAAATCAAGATTTCGGCACCACTGTGTTTAGAAAAGTGGCAGAAGCTGGAGTTTTTAAGGACGGATTTAGTTATTATGATTTTGAGGTTGATGGAAGAAATGTTAAATATGAAATTTCTGATACAATATTGGAAGGTTATACTTCTTTTACACTTCCAGCGTATCTTAACATTGGATTGGTTTCTAAAAAAATCTACGAAAAAATAATAGATGCATCAAATCAGGTTAACGGTAGATTTATATTACATCCAGAAAAAGAATATAATCGCCGCATCCATTTTGTAATTGAATCACATCAAAAAGGTAGAAAGTGCGTTTGGATAGAACCATATTTTTTAAAGAGTAAAAAAGTTTGGGGTATATTAATTGGTTTTCAGTTCATCGTAAGCGAAAGTGTATTAAGCGACGGATATAAACTTGATAGAGACATTCAGATTGCAAGTGGTTCCTTAAATGCTCGGGGGTTAAGTAATCTTGATTTTTATCTTTTTAAATATAACCATGTAATAACGTTCATAAAAAACATCTTACCAGGTATAAATTCCAAATTAAATAACGCTATCAACAGTTCTCTGTTCCCAATTGAATCATACCTGTTAGATGCCAAACAGTATGTGTTTAAAGAGGATAAAGTTGATAGCAGTTCATATTTTGGGTTGTCTAAATATGCGCCTTTGCAAACCGTTTCAAAAGAAACCACATTTTATTTTATCTACAGAAAGGCAGATCGTGGTATAGCAGTAAATTTACTAAAGGGCCTTAGAGGTGAATCACATCCAAATACTTTTAGCGGAATCGAAAAGTTCTTCAAAATACCTTTTACCAACGATCATATAAAAGGATTTGCGTTAGATGATTATAGCGAGCCTAATATTTCCAAGATAGTCGAGGAAATTAAGGGTGAAGTAAACAATGTCTTACCTGTAATTATAACAAACTCGAAAAAGGAAAAAAGTGATGACAAATTATATTTTTCCATTAAACACCGTTTCACAAACGAAGGAATACCATGTCAGGTCGTAACAAAAGATTTAATTATTAATGATAATGCACTAAAGTTTTCATTGGGAAACATAGCATTACAAATGTTTGCTAAAGCTGGGGGCATTCCATGGAAAATGAAACCTGCTACCACGGAATATCTTATAATTGGAATTGGTCAATCTTACAATATTGAGACGACAGATGCTGGTAATAAGATTGAGAAAAATATTACATATTCTGTGCTAACGGATTCTAGTGGAATATTTAAGGATTTACAGGTTTTAAGTGAAGGTATATCTACGGATGATTCCTATTACACTCAACTTGTAAATAATATTGCAGGTATTATAAATAATGGGAAATATAAGAAAATAGCAGTTCATACGCCTTTCAGGTTAAGTAAAGAAAAGGTTTTAGATAAAGTTGTTAAACTGATTGATCCCAATATAGAATTGTCAGTTTTGGTGATTAACGATAAAACAGATTTTTTTGGATTTGATGCATTAAACAATGGACTAGTGCCCTTTGAGAGTACTTTTCTTAAGCTGTCGGGACATGAATACCTCGTTTGGTTTGAGGGTATTCAGCCATCCAATCCGAAAATCACGAAGAGATTTGGCAACCCTCTTTCAATAAAATTTTGGTACACAAATAATCCTCAATTTTTTCAGGACATTGACTATAAAGAGTCCTTACTTCAAGACTGTATCAATTTATCCGGTGCCAATTGGCGTGGTTTTAAGGCAAAGCAGTTGCCAGTATCTGTCTTTTATTGTCAACGGATTTCTGAATTTATCGGCAAGTTCCGACAGTATGAATTAAGCCACATCGATATAAACAATTTAAAACCTTGGTTTTTGTAA
- a CDS encoding SIR2 family protein, which produces MNKQFGEDKIIILLGAGASCDAGMRNSTQMITDIEFLLKGEWASFKDLYNYIQSSHYHLERIKGVDSKAIMFNIENLVGLLNVIINISEKKVDVYPFIGSWEKELLVVAGQKLELAVKFKEEILSKLKNNWLSPDDFKRKSAYYKKLKETGYTMPLRIFSLNYDMCVEENLGMENIERGFGEDKIWDYRRYEPSQEQEISYFLYKLHGSLDWKRNTQNRLTYSDSISSINPLNMEIIFGVQNKLQSYDPYLFYFYAFREACIRSELIVVSGYGFYDQHINDNLSSAIELDPAKRILVNVYEGDNFDQGLYVKKISALLKIDPKNIIVQNCYAQEFFNNCLNLEYFSSLFPDGDNENILP; this is translated from the coding sequence ATGAATAAACAATTTGGAGAGGACAAAATTATAATCCTTTTAGGTGCCGGGGCAAGTTGTGACGCAGGAATGCGTAATTCTACGCAAATGATAACTGATATTGAATTCCTGTTAAAGGGAGAATGGGCAAGTTTTAAGGATTTGTACAACTACATACAAAGTTCTCACTATCATCTGGAAAGAATCAAAGGTGTCGATTCAAAAGCCATAATGTTCAATATAGAGAATTTAGTAGGATTGCTGAATGTGATCATCAATATATCTGAAAAAAAAGTTGATGTTTATCCTTTTATTGGCAGTTGGGAAAAAGAATTACTCGTTGTGGCGGGTCAAAAACTTGAATTAGCAGTAAAATTTAAAGAAGAAATTTTAAGCAAGCTTAAAAACAATTGGCTTAGTCCTGATGACTTTAAGAGAAAAAGTGCCTATTATAAGAAGCTAAAAGAAACAGGATATACTATGCCATTGCGTATCTTCTCATTAAATTATGATATGTGCGTTGAGGAAAATCTTGGAATGGAAAATATTGAACGTGGTTTTGGAGAGGATAAAATTTGGGATTATCGAAGATATGAGCCGTCTCAGGAACAGGAAATAAGCTATTTTCTTTATAAACTACATGGCTCTTTGGATTGGAAAAGAAATACCCAAAATAGATTGACTTATTCAGACTCGATTTCATCAATAAATCCTTTAAATATGGAAATTATATTTGGCGTGCAAAACAAGCTCCAATCATATGACCCGTATTTATTCTATTTTTATGCGTTTCGTGAGGCCTGTATAAGGTCTGAGCTTATTGTTGTAAGTGGCTATGGTTTCTATGATCAGCATATCAATGATAATTTATCAAGTGCAATCGAGCTTGATCCAGCCAAGAGGATTTTAGTGAATGTTTACGAAGGCGACAATTTTGATCAGGGTCTTTATGTAAAAAAAATAAGTGCATTGCTAAAAATAGATCCGAAAAATATAATTGTTCAGAATTGCTATGCTCAAGAATTTTTCAATAATTGTTTAAATCTCGAATATTTCTCTTCATTATTTCCTGATGGAGATAACGAGAATATCTTACCCTAA
- a CDS encoding 4-fold beta flower protein, whose translation MTTLYNQQGRAIAYISDDNGSIYLYNGTPVAWLSDDNVYAYNGRYLGWIYNNWFYDRNGKPKFFTENSTGGPARPARAARPARSARAARPARSAREARPAKPARSLSWSNLSDEEYFSQ comes from the coding sequence ATGACAACTTTATATAACCAACAAGGAAGAGCAATTGCATATATCAGTGACGATAATGGTTCAATTTACCTTTATAACGGAACGCCCGTAGCTTGGTTAAGCGACGATAATGTGTATGCTTACAACGGTAGATATTTGGGGTGGATTTATAACAATTGGTTTTATGATCGGAATGGAAAGCCCAAGTTCTTTACTGAAAATTCTACAGGTGGCCCGGCGCGCCCTGCAAGGGCAGCAAGACCAGCAAGGAGTGCAAGGGCTGCCAGACCTGCACGATCAGCAAGGGAGGCGCGTCCAGCAAAACCTGCAAGATCATTAAGTTGGTCAAACTTATCAGATGAAGAATATTTTTCGCAATAA
- a CDS encoding helix-turn-helix domain-containing protein, whose translation MNFGERIRKLRESQGLLQRQLAADLEIDTPMFSKIERGERKAKREQVEQLAKLLHTDETQLLSLWLANQIFDFVKDERFASDSLNMVIDWMKNTKK comes from the coding sequence ATGAACTTTGGTGAACGGATAAGAAAGCTGAGAGAAAGCCAGGGGCTTTTGCAGCGACAACTGGCAGCCGATCTTGAGATTGACACTCCAATGTTTAGCAAGATAGAGCGTGGAGAGCGAAAGGCGAAGCGTGAACAAGTAGAGCAGTTGGCGAAACTACTCCACACGGATGAAACGCAGCTTCTTTCGCTTTGGCTTGCAAACCAAATTTTTGACTTTGTGAAGGATGAGAGGTTTGCCTCCGATTCCCTTAACATGGTAATTGACTGGATGAAAAACACTAAGAAATAA